In Coffea arabica cultivar ET-39 chromosome 9e, Coffea Arabica ET-39 HiFi, whole genome shotgun sequence, the genomic window AGGTGAATGTCACTTAAAGAAAATCTACGCCCATTTTCTAATCTGTCAGATCAATGAGCGAATATATTTCTTGAGCAAATATATAAGAGGTGGGcgtcataaataaaattttgccttcattttcttttcttttgcttttgccatATTTAAGAAGTGCTAGCAATTAAATCAATACCATATAAATAATTAGTCAGTGGAGTGCCTGAAGGATgcctatgtgattaagtacgGCGAGTTACAAGAGATCAGGCATTGGCCGCTATTCTTGGAGCAGGTGGAATTGAGACGAGCCGTGTTCCAAATCACGAAAGTTCAGTGGATTCCGCCTCAATCAGGGTGGGTCAAGTTCAACACAGACGGATGTTCGATGGGCAACCCAGGAATAGGTGGAGCAGGGGGGATAATACGTGACTCTAGGGGGAGGCTAATCTTGGCCTTCTCTGTGGGTTTTGGCACGAAGACAAGTATGCAAGCCAAGGCCAAAGCCATGCTAGTGGGGGTACGACTGTGTGCCCAGCAGGGTCTCACGCAGGTATTGGTGGAGTCGGACTCGTTGGTCTTGGTACGGGTTTTAAACGACGAGTGCAAGAGGCCGTGGTCCATTGATAAGGAGCTGGAGCATATTCGCCGTGCATCGTTCTCTACTTTAAAAGTCCAACATTGCTTTCGGGAAGCCAATAGAATTGCGGACATACTGGCAAAAGAAGGGTGCAACAAATCTATGGATGAGATTAGCATTTTTGGGAGGACGGAGGATCTGCCACGTCTGGTTAGGGGAGAGTATAGGTTGGATAGGATGTCGTATCCATCCTTTCGGGTGCGACGTCGTCCTAGTCGATTGGGTTAGATTGCAGTCTTTTGATTTCAATGTGTCGTTCGCTGGCTGAGGTTCGGTCCATGCCCCCCTCAAGAAATCTCTGTTTCTAATAAAAGTGGGGtagtttttgataaaaaaaaaaaaattagtcagTGGAGTGCTATTTGATTATTTGGATGTTGTGTTATATTTGACTTTATTTTTATTaggatttcttttttctcatgCAAATGCAAGTTCCTTGAATTTCAGTCTCATGTCATTCCACGACTCATTTATTTATTCCAGAGTTCTTTTTAAACAAAATCTTAAAATTGCCCTTTTCAATTTTAAATGCAAATTGGGAGAGAACGTTTTACTATTATTTCAGCATAAACTGCTGTGGAAATAAAATATGAGTTGTGACATTTTGTCATTTGCCATTAACATGTGGCACTTTGACATATAATGAAATATCTATATAAAATCTTATATGCTCAGATTGTCACTTCTCTTAGGACTTGGATGCCACGGGAGTTCAATGTTTTGCCTAGTTGCAGCACCGTTAACATATGAAATAATAGCCAAGGCAACAGatgcaatgaatttttttaattctgTATTTGTTTGATTAAATCAACCTAAGAAATGGATTAATCAATCTAAAGAATCCTAAAGGAGAACGGGGAGAAGTAAGTGctagtattttcttttacttttttcaatttctttctcttttcctcttttctaaACCGTAATTAAGACCTCTGTTATAATTTGTTGAAAGCTTAAGCAATTGGTGAAAAAATGCAATAGGTCCTGTTTTAAAATTTACTCAAGATAGTTGCTTTTACTTTATTTTGGACAGGTTTATATTTGCTGGTAAGTATTTGACGGAGAAAAAGTATTAGACTTTGGCACTCTTGAGCAGGTACATTACTTTATTGGTCTAATTTTATACGTTCACATGCCTGATTAGTCTTGTTCTAATTTGCTTTTGAATATAGCAGTTGGTAatttattatttgaattttgctaTTAAAAGTGTTCATACATTATAAAGGTTTGCTGATATGAAATTGAGTATTTTAGTCTAATTTAATCTATCttgcaataaataacaaaattattgGTTATTTTAGTTGTTATCTCATATAAAATGCATAATTTCAGGtactctgtgacagccccacctccccctaaggcgaaccaaaggggttagcggactgcctgcccaactctcgccaggactaacggttcggtatagaacgagctaatacaatccggaacttaccaatgtgggtaaacaagtcaaaatggcaaaataacccaaaatacaaaaaaatgaaatccggagtcgaccatgaatagtaaccgacccgtcagaacccaaccaaatatcaaacaaacattcacatcttgaaacttagcatttacaagccaaagtggcatacaaaagtattcaaaagtggatatatgtctggtttgccaagcCAAAAgggaaacggtcccaaaagtacatttagggtttcaatacatgagctatacaaaaaaatatgtccaactagctcaattcggcaaccatttatcaattgcagtccaaaagtatttattttcctgtaaggaaacaaaaagaaacagaaaggggtgagcttgcgctcaatgaggtaccagacatatagcagtaaaatcatggcatttcacatttaacaaatcaggtacacatgccagatgtgaagtaaaggaaccaatgattcaaatcagaaggatacaggtggctctcaggagccaaattcccattagcatcatcgaagcttgatcgaaataatagttgacactccgtcaacgctaaaggagtaaccaataccgtagactccactttcttcgattccttccacctcacatacccccaccgggcccgaaatccaatcagatcagaaatggtaatactcgagtatacccggaatcaagggtctcaatacccaaagatcccaaaacagactaccgtggttcgttatctaatcgaccaggcccttgccggcccgactcgagtaactggccacaggtgttgagctcagaggtcacagaaaggtcgttggacacaagcttccaaacgacgtcagaacagatacatatccagatacagataacatatacatatacagatacagatagcagattcagatacgcgttcaaaattggcatatgaacagaccagagaacgagtgtgataaagtacaccctcgcctcccttttatcaaaacagtatttggctccaacagtcataaatcaagtattcagatatttagatatttcacataacgggtagcaggtagtggaacactcaccagttcaagtacagatacctcccaaaagagagctttaatcaccaagaaaccctaaaataatccaaggaaaacaattgaaggttcctcTTTcaaaaaatcgagtatacagaatgcacatgtgaggctcgactaccagtcgtatgcctcggccaaataattactaaagcaagggtgtaaaacatgatttttggaagcgaaaaggtaacatgaagacctagactcaaacaacccaaaagcccctcgctcaaatcacaagtaaatccaactagccttcaagtaaaatttcggcagcacatcccttgtgtttacctattttccagccatcatggtttcattatttcctcaaaacagtcccaacatcttgtacaaaaataatctcattcccaaaagccattcactaggcttaatggcactCAAGTACAacatttagctaggaaatgaccggatatgaaagtcaagccctaaactattcaaataaacacaataagactcgattacaagtcataaaccaattctacatactaccaaaacagggttccctaagcatacacaaacaatagaggaaaccagaaaaatccggaaatgatttaggtttagccctgaaaaaaatagtttttgtccttattttgcggtaatggtgccaaaaggcactacgattatcggatgaaggtgaaagacccaccatttcgaagctaagagacagggctacaatattgaagaaggtcactcaacccagtttcgagtgtaaccaggtcaaaaatgcgaGATACTATACCAGGAttacaaaaacagattcacagaacgtattctagcggaaacatcataaatcaggctatccaagtccaaatccagaaattccaaaaccatctgaaaactaataaacagggctacatttaatcagaaggcctcaacaaccaattcagaagcaattccagccaaaacaaccaattacaggcgcaattcttacattcgggtaaaaccagaacagcaataataatttcgacttttctcactctaagctactccgattgacctgaaattttgtaggcacctctaaaatgtcattccatacaactttcatgttttaaaccaaggccaattctgtgacgccccgaaaaaaatgagtttgagaacccggaaattttctaattttctagggtttattttatttaatcgcccaccttttctacattttctttattagaaaaattccccagataaagtttatgagcaaaaatagttttaaaatgattttctagtatcggttagtttttgagaaattaaggatatatatcggacgtgggacccactagtgcgaaaagttcggaaaaattcggccaattaggttaagttttggatactggttgacatttatcgggtgttaagagataagtggaggatgagatgtgattgatgtgagagagacttaaaggatagaaatgctttaaatgtagtgacaagtgtcacttggtgaatggtggcacttgtaggacaactattcattttcttgacttttgaccaattgcttaaatatctcaaaattcacacaaaattcattcttgtcttcaacttcttggccggctctctctctaggaaaagaaagaaaacttctccaattttcaagcttccatatagtgcaaatcatccaaaccaattgcttaaatttgtttatactccataaaatccctccatttggtgctagtaagtgattttgtggaagtgttcaaggaagctaaggtgtcctacaactcttcctctcttgtttactaggtgagtggttattgaacttcctcctacacttaatgaagcttaagttgtgcttaggggtagctaaagtgctgaaatttgtggtttatttcttggtttgagatgaattggtgaagtttttaatttattgatgattttgctggtttaatttgatcatgatgttgtggttatctatgatggttggtaatgaagggtaatgactctagtaggtgtacatgattggtaattgcaagcaattttgggtttggaaggaatttgagaaaattagggttttatatccccaattctggccggttttatatctcatggttagaggccgaattggccttttcttaaaacatgaaatttgtaggtatttatgtgtttgagatgcatgtaaaatttcaggtcatttggagtagtgtagagtgagaaatgtcgaatttactattgctgttctgggttcatcaggatggccgaactgcgcctgtaatcggctgttttgactggaatttctttggatttggttgttgaggtcttctgatgaaatgtatcttgatgtcttagctaccgcctgcctttggaatcaatgaatttggacttgtacagactgagttggactaattacagcagagtgtaatttgtaaacctgcaattacgattctggtttgttatttggcatatttgacttagttgtgctaggatttggactgagtgaccttctacattgttgtagccctggttcttagcttcgaaaaggtgggtcttggacctccatccgatactcgtagtacctttggtgccattaccgcaaaaggacgtcaaaacggtttttctggttttgagcttaactttcatttccggacttttccctagtttgacttgtactagtactacttggaacttgctgaatgactattagatgaacttgttgttgtgtgtgtatctttgggactggctgaggaaataatgaagccttgatggctggaaaagtaaagaaatataagggaagtgctgtccgaactttgaagggatttgtttgcattgagttgtgatctaagactcggatttgagcaagtcaatgatatatgatggatggtttctgagccatggaggtgagtgaccataaactatttccaaagtacttgtgaaatgtttcttacattatttacttttgaactgtttccaaagctacttttgaactcttttcttgcatatcatgcgtgcttatatgaaagtgttccttgtttgatatatttccttgacttcatgacttgtattattgattgataacgtgatacgtgctttgaatgatttccaaaacgagctttctaggcgagtgtgtattttatcgcactcgacctaaatcaaagtgaaattttcatgataaatgattaaatgctacttgcgcatgaatgtaagccttttgtgctgaactggccattgccccttgttaccggtcgtctcgagccagaaacggactcgatcgggcgattagggacctgggtgaacgtttggtatactcgagtattacctttgtaggttggtggaggttggtggaaaatgatgcaatttcaaatgaaaaaaaaaaggaaatgacaggagaacgaacgtatcttttcatgaatgttactatcgctttccattgtacatgtttcttcaattattgatactccatatttaatgttttgtaaatgttgtaattgtttctggacttatcatttgatttatgacatcattgaaaagaaatattgttaaaccgatttgattactgattttctggttactcgctgagcttctagctcaccccaaaaatattttattcccctccacagggctcaaagcgaatgaaggcttgtagtacttgtgcgcgtgattggatggccgttatgttgtacagtttggatttggaatcattttatgtatagttgggaattgtttccgcttcgcttttgacacgtaattattggagaatgtgatgtaatatttgagatttatcttataaTCTGTTTGAgtaatgtagtgaacgactgagtcccggcgagagctgggcaggcggcccgccgaaccctctggttcgccctagggggaggtggggccgtcacagttggtatcagagcttaggcttcagattcttgtagtgtatcctaggcttgaagtttaggatgccggactgtgggtttgatttaactcttagtgtctgcttggaatgcttgagagattcttgcgggatgtctcgacttgattggtacaagatggaatgtcgaggacgacattcttttaacgaggggagattgtgacgccccaaaaaaaaatgagtttgagaacccggaaattttctaattttctagggtttattttatttaatcgcccaccttttctgtattttctttattagaaaattccccagataaagtttatgaacaaaaatagttttaaaatgattttctagtatcggttagtttttgagaaattaaggatatatatcggacgtgggacccactagtgcgaaaagttcggaaaaattcggccaattaggttaagttttggatactggttgacatttatcgggtgttaagagataagtggaggatgagatgtgattgatgtgagagagacttaaaggatagaaatgctttaaatgtagtgacaagtgtcacttggtgaatggtggcacttgtaggacaactattcattttcttgacttttgaccaattg contains:
- the LOC140014612 gene encoding uncharacterized protein, producing the protein MGNPGIGGAGGIIRDSRGRLILAFSVGFGTKTSMQAKAKAMLVGVRLCAQQGLTQVLVESDSLVLVRVLNDECKRPWSIDKELEHIRRASFSTLKVQHCFREANRIADILAKEGCNKSMDEISIFGRTEDLPRLVRGEYRLDRMSYPSFRVRRRPSRLG